In Devosia sp. 1566, a single genomic region encodes these proteins:
- a CDS encoding MFS transporter, with the protein MPSSLRPAVPLLALIICGCLIAAIGNGVRTSFGLFTLPISTDLGLTREGYGMAMAIQNLAWGIAQPFAGAWADRYGTGRTLAGGAAIYALGVILMAFSPTASLLTVTGGVITGVGIAVSSFSVVMVAFGRSVPQEKRTLIFGVATAASSFGQFIFAPISQGFINSFGWHTALIYLGMMLVLIIPLSYALRGRTENPVGHADLRFMQALARAWGHGSYRLLVIGFFVCGFHLAFINVHMPAYLVQCGLSPEVGSWTIAVIGLFNIVGSLLSGYLGSRLPKQMLLASIYFLRAVAIAVFLLVPVSEWTAYAFAATMGVLWLSTVPLTAGLVTLFFGARYMGMLYGVAFFSHQVGSFVGVWLGGYVYDVTGSYSLVWYLGIVLGLASAAIHLPINEKVDVKFAPQPA; encoded by the coding sequence ATGCCCAGCAGCCTTCGCCCCGCCGTACCTCTGCTTGCGCTGATCATCTGCGGCTGCCTCATCGCCGCGATTGGCAACGGCGTTCGCACCAGCTTCGGGCTTTTTACGCTGCCCATCTCCACCGATCTGGGCCTCACCCGCGAAGGCTATGGCATGGCCATGGCGATCCAGAACCTGGCCTGGGGCATAGCCCAACCCTTTGCGGGCGCTTGGGCCGATCGCTACGGCACCGGTCGCACCCTGGCCGGCGGCGCCGCCATCTACGCCTTGGGCGTAATTCTCATGGCCTTCTCTCCCACGGCCAGTCTGCTCACCGTCACCGGCGGCGTCATCACCGGAGTTGGCATTGCCGTATCATCCTTCAGCGTCGTCATGGTCGCCTTCGGCCGGTCCGTCCCGCAGGAAAAGCGCACCCTGATCTTCGGCGTCGCCACTGCCGCCTCGTCCTTCGGCCAGTTTATCTTTGCCCCGATCAGCCAGGGCTTCATCAACAGCTTTGGCTGGCACACCGCCCTTATCTATCTCGGCATGATGCTCGTGCTCATCATCCCCTTGAGCTACGCCCTGCGCGGTCGCACCGAGAACCCGGTCGGCCATGCCGACCTGCGATTCATGCAGGCGCTGGCGCGCGCTTGGGGACATGGCTCATACCGCCTTCTCGTCATCGGCTTCTTTGTCTGCGGCTTTCATCTGGCGTTCATCAACGTTCATATGCCCGCCTATTTGGTGCAATGCGGCCTCTCTCCCGAGGTCGGCAGCTGGACCATTGCCGTTATCGGCCTCTTCAACATCGTCGGCTCGCTCCTCTCCGGCTATCTCGGTAGCCGCCTGCCCAAACAGATGCTGCTCGCCAGCATCTACTTCCTGCGCGCAGTGGCTATCGCCGTGTTCCTGCTAGTCCCCGTCTCCGAATGGACCGCTTATGCCTTCGCCGCCACCATGGGCGTCCTCTGGCTCTCCACCGTCCCGCTGACCGCCGGGCTCGTGACCCTGTTCTTTGGCGCCCGCTACATGGGCATGCTCTACGGAGTCGCCTTTTTCAGCCATCAGGTCGGCTCCTTCGTGGGCGTCTGGCTGGGCGGCTATGTCTATGACGTGACCGGCTCCTACAGCCTGGTCTGGTATCTGGGCATAGTTCTCGGCCTGGCATCGGCCGCCATTCACCTTCCCATCAACGAAAAAGTCGACGTAAAATTCGCCCCGCAACCCGCCTGA